A region of the Channa argus isolate prfri chromosome 14, Channa argus male v1.0, whole genome shotgun sequence genome:
AGACATGGACTGTGACAGGTCATAGACCTATGGTAAAAACAATACTGTTAGTGACTATGATGATTTCTCTTGAACTCGATGTTGGGAACCAGCATTTAGAAATTAGCACCCTCCATCACAGCAGTAGAATAGAAACAGTAGAGTTATGAAACAGTCTCACTAACCCCCTTAACCTTAACCTGTAATGTGTCTCTGTCCTGTTTATGTGATCATGTTAATCAACATGTTGTGTTTGGCTTGTTAATCTCTACTATGGATTACTGAAGGATCAGATCATTGCAGTGGGTCAAGAGCTTTGCAGGAGTACACACAGAATTTAAAGCCATttgaaacaatttatttttgtttttctccattaTTACTTGTAAATTATGATCAGATGTTGTTTCCTATTACAGTGAATTATTCATTCTGATACATTCAGTACTAACTCAAACCCTTTCAGTAACCTTAAAGTGAATAGAAATGCATCAGAAATTATTGCTCATTTTCAACATTGATAACTATAGTAACTCTGATAGGTCAAGGTTAAGCCACATATATTATGCTGTGTACCACAGTTCTCTGAAATACTTTTCTATTGCATAAATGACGAGTCAGAGAGAACAGAAGGTCCATGACATGATCTGGCCCTCAATTAGCGCTGTGGCCCTTCCggcctttggacttttattttgtagcatatTTTCCCcgcttcctgttcctagtccttTCCTTTAGCTTTACCTTTCATTATACCtcattattgtttgcacctgttcccctcattATTTAGGTTCAGCTTTCCCcccagttccctgccagatcatCATCTCTCTCCCAGCCTATATACTGTGTGCATGATTTACCTGAACCTAGCAATCCTGACTCCTGAGAATTGGACTCTGTTTTCCAAGCAACTTTtagtctgaggtttggtgtgcTTCTGTTCATTTATCGCTTCCTAGTGTTAGTTTGGTTTCCCATTTGTACTTTAGATTTAGTGGGTTGCATTTTTGTTAGAGGGTTCTTAAGATGTGTAactcattgttttcttttacctgtcgtgtttttctttgttaggagtgatttctgtttattattgattattttacaataaacatgtttttgttttgtttttttggatgtCAGACAGTGGAGCAAATCAGAATTAGATTTGGCTGTTGGTCATATTTGTAATGACTGTAGTTTCACCTATTAAATGAATACGGTACTGGCACTAAATGAGCCAGTGTCGAGAGATCAGCCTCGGTCATTGTTTAGAGTCATGCCTTATGCATGTAACATGGAGTGGGAGATTGCCCACGTGAAAAGCATCCTTAGGGGAGAAACTCCACTCTATTTCAGTGCACTCAGGAGGCTCAGTAGGATAGAAAATCAAATCACTCAAAACACTGTTTCTCACAGCTgtacatctgcaaaaaaaatcGATTGATAGGTCATCAACACTCCCATTCATTCGCTTTAAATCCTCCCAGTCCAGAACAATCGGCATCACACAATTCATAGCTTTTTCATAATTgtatagaaataaatacaaaccacTGTGTAGTGTAGAATTCTGTCATCTTCCCAGTAAAGTCAAAGTTTCTTCATCCACCTTTTTTGATTTTGTATAGTAAAAATTATTGTAATTCAGAAATGGTAAAGGAGTGCTGTTTCATTCAATGTCTAATGTGTTATTGTAGCTTAAAAAGGGACCACCGGTGCCCCCACCGCCAAAGGTCACACCTACCAAAGAGGTGGCAGAAGAGCAGATCATTGACCTGTTTGGAGGAGAGTTTTTACCAGCACCTTCATCATCACAGGTCTCTGATCTCCATTAAAGTAACTGTGTTCATTAACATGGCAATTAGCAATTCCTACAGCAAAAACTATTCAATTTCCATACATTACGTGTCTGGCGAACTAACCTGTTTACACCTTTTAATTGTTGTCTGCAGCCCAATGAACGACCTGGAGAATCTCTTCTTGACATGGACTTTGATGCCTTCCAGCCAGATGAAAGTGTTTCACCAATACCACAGgttattttcattaaacacCAGCATTCACTCTTGCAGCATTTTAAAGCCCAATGTACAACTAAGCGTATGATTTGACAAAGTATAGACTGGAAAACATGATACATCAACTCAGATGTTATTTTTATCAATGTAgaagaatatgaaaaatacattgGTAACACTTGTTGGCCTGGtgggtcagtggtagagcatgggcctgggatgcagaaggcagtgggtttGTATGttgccccacccagccaccaagggcagccctggtgccggtcccaaacCCTattaaaaatgggagggttgcggcaagaagtgcataaaaacacatgccaaatcaatgtgcgtaATATGTTCTACTGTGGGACAACAGTAAGGGATGAGCTGAAAGCCATAGATTTGACTTTGGAAACACTTATGGAAATGGACTAGTTTTTAATCattactttgagacaggatgctcctaattttggcaatgtttcataagtggaagaaggctgttcttgagttttttttatatgtgaggtaaaaaaTAAGTcctggttaaaaaacaaaaaaaaaaaacaaagttcctCCTcatagtactggaggccaacgctttgccatctaaagtaactttATGGTTAGACAATATATTTGTAAGATTTTTagggtaaataaaataattgcagttttgttttctgattttagAAGTAGACAAGTACAGGATACCCAGGGCTTTGTGTCTTTTGAGCATGACTCAAGATTGATATATTCTTTGAGTATTTGTTTAATCATGTTGCCAAAAGGATACATGCATCAAGCGAAATATATCTGCTGTAGCACAGAACCCTTTGGAACTCAAAACACAAGCTATTCCTGCACGGGTGGTCACGTAATTGCTTTAAAACTACTTTCTccaggattttaaaaataaaggggagattggatattaGTCTATAATTGTCTAAGACAGCTGGTTAAGGACGAGGAAATATGTGTTTCATTACAGCAACCATGTAACCATTTGGTACGTAGATtggtaataaaaaaagatggaTGAAATTTAATATCGATTTGTCAATTAAGGGTCCTAAAACATCTTTAGGCAATCTAATTGGGATGGGGTCTAAGAGTCATGTTGATGGTTTAATGGAAGCATTAGGTAAAGTTCACTCAGTGAAATCTAGAGACAAGAAGCAGTCTAAGGGATGTGGTCTTATAAACTGGTTGTCAACTACCTGTGGGATACAATCAAGGGAATCTGGTGAATTTCtatctaatagctacaattttatttgtaaagaagcTGAGAGTTGTGGGAAAACTAGGCttaacagaactatggctcttagaaATCAGTTGTTTCTTAATTTCCTTTTATTGATAATGAATAATAGCAGTTCTGGTGTTACAGagggctttttaaaataattaactaaCTTTGCTAAGCAGGACTTTTCTAAATTACCATTTGCTTACCAGTTTTTGGGAAACCTATTTTAAGCTGCAGGTTTGTGAATTGTATCCTAGAGATGCcacctcattttttttaatcacagttcATTATCACAACCACTGCGAGTTATGTTTCATATGCAGCTTAGTGGGCAAATGATCAATGGCACACAGCACACTAGAATAAGAGGCAGAATTTcatgtcctttttttatttaactgagtttatttttttgtttttgtttttttaaaattgaattgacATGAAATTAATCGGAAAATGCTCCAAAATTCCCACTCTGTACAGAAGAACATTTGATAATCTGTATGAAAGAACTTTTGAGCCACATTACCAACTATGTGCTTTGTCCTTTCAGACTGCTGTACCCTGGGATATGTGGTCGGTAAGTTtgtttacttacttacttacttacttacttacttacttacttatttacttatttatttttttatttatttattattttgatggatgaataaaaatgtgttctaaccctaaaaattataaaatacagttaaatattattcactttttttttaaaaggcaaacaCCCCAACAACTCAAACTGtaagtgtgtacacacacacacacacacacacacttctcctgccctgaacaacaaaataatcacTGACTCATTCACTTAACTTGACTTTAGACCTTATTTATTGGTGACAACAGAGACAACACTGATCATCCCGATTTCgttgtactgtatatgttcaTATTaactgtcacattttaaaatttcacttaCAGAAAAAGGTGAATTAtattaatgcaaaaatgtttccTACCGGTGTTTGTCATGTTTAGTcttgtcattattattttgtcttatttatccAGAAttcacaaataaatgtaaaagctaAAGTTTAACTAAGCTAAAAACTGAGACGAACATCTGTTTGTCAGTCATGAGCACATCTGTGGAGGGGTTCAAACTTTAACCCTTTCTTCCTGCCTTTCTCTAGCAGGCTGCAGATGCTGGTTTTGTTGCTGACTGGTCTGCAGACTTTGGTGCAGAGTCAACAAATGGGGATGCTGCTTCAGGAGCAGAAAGCCCTGCTTTACCAGGGGGCCCTACTGAAGGGTCAGAGGGGGCACAGTTTGGGGCTCAGGGCTGGCCCCAAGAAGATGGCTGGCAGCAGGGTGGAGACACAGCTATATCTCCTCTGGACACTGACCCAGCCACAGCAGCTAAAGATGAGGTTAGAAAATTGGCCTCTCAATCTGATCCCAACCTTCATCTCTCTGAGGCTGATGAAGAAGAGGCAGGGCAGACAGATTCAGAAGGTTTAATATGTCAGAAAGACCACAGGAAGTTCACACCAGGACTTGTATTCATTAATGAGTATGGTTCACAGATTGAAGACAGCTCAGTGGAAAGGGGAGACAAATGTTCGAGGTCTCCAGAGGGCTCTGGGTCTGAATATGAGACTGCTGAAGAGTGGGGTGATGGTGGTCAGGGTGGAGGGTGGGCAAGTGCCGATGATGAACTTTCAGAGGGATGGGTAGGCCTACCTGAGGGTATAGCAATAGTTCAAAATTTTTTAGCAGACAGTAAAGAGCAGCACCTAAAACAAAAGGACACAAATGCTATTATTTCTGAAACGCTTGGAGGTGGTGCATTTGATTCTGATCCTTTTTCTGAAATGCAGGGAGGAGGTGCATTTGATTCTGATCCTTTTGCTGAAACACCATTTGGAAATGAGGGGGGTGCTTTTGGGTTATACCAATATACTGACATATCAGGGGAAAGTGGATTTATGGTGCATGGGCATGGAAATAGTGGGTGGGATACAGACCCCTTTGCCAACAGTTTCCCAGCAGCCTCTCCATCTTCCACGTCCATGTCCTGGCAGCAAGTCAGTGACAGTAGTGACTTCCGATCTTCTTTCACTCAACCAATGTCTGCGTCTGTCTGTGGAACTGCAGTAGATGGAACTCAAGGCATTAACGTTCAGAGAATTCACAAAGAACCAGAAAGATCAGATATGTCCGAAGATGAAGCAGCAAACCGGAGGTTTGGAAAGTTATACCAAGAACTAGatacagaaaaagaagaggtaCCAGACTTTCTCCACTCTTCAGTGTGGTAGATTGGCTTTGAGTACATTAGATATCAATAAACTCCCTCTCCTGTCCTCTACCCTCCcaaagaatgagagaaaaattgaaagtagtttttaaaatgtgaatccCAGCCTGAACTCCTCCTGcctgttttctctgtctgaccatgacacactttgtttttccacatcAAATCCATGTTCAGAAATAATTTCAGATGGAgtagggagagagaaaagagaaaacaaaatttctGGGGATGGGGGGGTCATAGTACTGTAGGTCAGTACAGGGGTGAAGagagacattttataaaaattatacaaaatggATAAATTGTCATCACTACTTGATACTAGTGAAGAGCAGAAAATTCAACCTTtgtctgtgtggaaaaaaaaaagtcagaggtCGCAGCAAAGAGTTTGAGTTTAACAAAGCCTTTTTCCTCTAAATGCCCTGTCTCCTTTTCTCCTAATGCCCCatctgtttaatgttttgggGTCTAGTTTATAAACCTCCTATCTATTTTTGTCTCTTCACTTTATCTCTCTTTCTACAATGATTTCTCAGTGTTTTAACGTTGATGTTAAATTTTGTTATGTCTGGATGTTGTTtttgaaacagaacaactcTTCTTTGTCACACATGCTAACTGAAGGATACAATCGAGCCGCCATTTTTTGCTGATTTTGATAAAATGGTGAGTATAAAGTTGAAGTTTAACATTTGCTGTAAGGTAACATTATTGATATTATATTTCCTTAATATTTAGTAatttcttttatccaaagcataATTCGGTCTATTGCAAATCACACCACTGGGATTTTGAATTCAGACAAAGGGCTAAGGGGCAGGACACACCAAGCCCATGTCACAGAACTAGCTCCAAACAAAACCAACTGCTCCACTAGGTTTTCACACCACTTTGGCTAACCACACAGTATATAAGTGTTTTTAATTGAGGATGTGTCTGATAAGAAGTTACAGTACTTGCACAAACTGTCCTGGCATTGGCAATACCGTTGTTTCTTCTTGAGCACCAATTCACTAGGTGTTCACCCAATGAAAGTGGGCTCTTTCACCAATGGTTTGACACTGACAGATGCCGATTCACCTCATTAAATTGAGCAAGAAGTCACCGGCATAGTTCTGACTAGTGGCAGTGATGTGGAACACACCACAAGGACTAGACCAACAGACGCAACTAATTGTGTGTCTGGGAAAGTTTGGCTTGGTGTGTCCCATCCCCTACAGAACCCATTGtgcttttttgtatttgacaCAGCATTTGGCAATTTCCATTTCAGCTGATTATCAAGCAGAGGAAACTGGAAAGGTtataattcagtattttgcgcaGTCAGAGCCATATGGCATTGGATTTTAAAACCTCCTTTATGGTTTCACTTTTTATGCCTTCCCACAATATTTGCACACTGTCCTCATCTTTCAAACCAATTGAAAGTcttaattttaaaagtgttgAGTTAGGGGGAACTGTTCAATAAAATTGCACACATACAATCCAAATATAATGTGGTCTTAGTGGTGCTCATTTAACTGTACGCATTTTCTGTGTGCTTGCATTCATCTGAGTATGCATGATAATTATGTGCTGGCCTTCaccttttttaatatatatatatatatatatatatatatatatatatatatatatatacacatacacacacacacacacctgtttgcATTGCTAACCCAATTTCATTCTGTTTTAGGCATTGAATAAAATGTACTCATCTTGGAAATCATACTATCCAGCTTTATTGtaagaaaacattatttaatttggGGGATTTCACTCCCAGCTGCTATTTATAGGGCTTCATCTCTATTCATCCTAGCACCTTACCTGGTCTGTCATTTCTGATGCTGCATTGAAACTTTACCCAACTACTACCAATGTCACGCCCCGTCAGGAGTCCAGGGGGATTTCCTCCTGTTAGGAAACCCTGGGACAGATCCAGAACATGTTGGATATATAATATATCTTATTCTGGATAAGTAGAAGATAATAGTTGGACAACTGTGAATAATCTCTGTTCTGAAAACACCTCGTCTGGCCACCCACCCTTAGCATGGATCAGTTGgaggtttatatatatatatgatattttTGATTGGTCCATTTAGACGTGGACAACCTCACTAAGGACAGCATTGTAAGGGCAAATCCACTAATTGTCAACTTAATTTCTATGGCTATACTTACATTAATACTTCTAAACTTTCGTCTGACttctctgtattaaaatatttctctgcctctagcttaaaaaaactttctgaTGACATCGCCTGGAAAAGATTTTAATCATTAGGGGTACAGATGGTGTCATATGGAGgggctctggaaaagcagattgaccatgattacaacctccatagtagaagcaacaagatgacataatctgaactgaaagtcCCACCATGTGTTGcattttcagctagaaaaagagggatattttaatatagggaagtcacagggaagtttaatagcatttatttacatgtactacccaaactagatccaaaaggTTAGTTCGATAACAGTTGAGTTGTCTTTTAACAGGATGTCATGCACCCTGTCAGCAGCCAAAGTGCTACATTTTAATGTCAAGGGGTTGaccactctctttctctgtcaaaaggaaaaattaaatgCAGAATCATCTAAAGAAGCTCAGACCTCAGAGACACAAGCTGCTGTCCCAACAGAACCAATAGAGGAACTGAACGTATTTCCAACTGAGCAAATTGGTGGTGAGGAACCTGTCCTCACCCTTCCAAGAGGAAAGGTGGAGGAAACTGTAGCACCTCCTTCTGGTGAGGAAGAAACTGCAGAAAACTCTGTGAGAACAGAGGAAGACGAATCTGTTGTGAGTGGACATGTTGATTGCTTATCTTTTCTCAAGTAGCATTATCACCATCAACAAGAATACTATGATTAACATCATTATGAACTTTATGGTCACcattttgtcatatttctaATTTGTTCACAGTGGGATTCATACATAAAATCAAGTCAAACCTCTTTCATTATTCAACATTGTTGTTTTAGGAAAAATTTGGAAATTGTGAAACTTCAAAGTCTTTAGGATTGAGTTTCAAGTGAAAACTGCTGACTGTGTTTGACCCCCAAATTATGTATTTCATCTTCCAGGCTCATGCATTTGTACAAGCAGTGACAGAATTTAAGGTTTGTGTGGTTGGTCCTGCCTGTATGTCcactaaatgattttatttctttgcacAGTCGCTTGTTAAATCTCCAAGCTCTGAAAACACAGAATTGGTTGAGGTATGTTGCAGTTGGTCTTTGTCATTTATCAAGAATTTGTAGAATTTATCACTCagctaattttttaaaaaggtattttgtCCATAGATTATGTGGTAAGTGTAAATTATGATGTAACTGTAAAATCTAATCAATTTGTATGCACACAGATTCCTGCCGCAGAAGAAAAAAGTGTTTCAGCTGCTCCATCGGTAAATATCACACAACCTTTCTCGTTAGCCGCAATGTAACAGGACTTACTTCAACACAATCTGTGATTTGAAGTTCTCTATTGCTTGATAATATATCTCCAGTGTTGCATCTTCCACATTTACAACCTCCCAAGTCAGGTTACACGAATATTTCTTTAAGACACACAGGCTTTCTTAGTTTATAATCAGGTTACTGGGATTTGATGTCTGTGCTCTAGCTGTGCTCTAGCTGTGCTCTAGCTGTGCTCTAGCTGTGCTCTCTTGTCCTCCAGTAGCACAGTGGTGAACCTCAGTGTAGACTTTGGTCAGCTTCACGTGAGCGTTACTGCCTTTTTAACTCTTGGTGAAAAAGCTGACAGAGCAGAGTCACACAGCAGATTTAATCCACAAATTTCTTTGCATTGGTTGGTTATTCATGCATTGGTTggttattcaattcaattcaactttatttatatagcaccaattcaaaacaaagtcatctcaggacactttacagaataaagtcaagattataaaatTGTATGGAGACAACCCAataattccccctggagcaagccataggcaacagtggaaagggaaaaactccctttaagggaagaaacctccagcccaaccaggctcagggtggccggcaatctgccttgaccgggttggggtgagtggaaagtgaagagagaaaagaaaagggcaacaacaaaacatcgggcaggttggtaggaccagtagctgcacgctggaagacacacagcttcaaacccagagacacctgcagaaaggaacagagagagggacacaaGGACAAAGGATAGGCTGCTTGGTCCTTTCTAGGCATCAGAATTGCTGTTAGTGTAACAGCTCCAGGAACCTTTGCTTCTACCTCCTTATTGGAAAATAGAAAGTGAACGTTACTCTGCTGTTATGCTAAAAGCCAACAGCTGATTCTGTAGCGACGGGGATAGAgtgtaaacacagaaataagaGTTTCTCCCATCAGTGGTTTGTGGCAGGCCAAGGGGGCCCTTAGAGCATATCCCTATGTTTAGCTAAACAGGTAACAGTAAATGTAAGATTTGTTTGTTACGTGCAGGAAAAGATGCCGATCCCCTCTGTGGTCATAGAGCCTGCCTCTAGTAATGAAGGTGATGATGACCGTGACGCAGACATCATCTCTCCCATTGCTATCAGTGACAATGGTGTGAACACTGAAAAGCAGAGCATTAAAAACATGAGTCCATCTGTTGCCGTGTCAGGACAACCTGTTGACTTTCTGTACAAGGTGGGATATAAATCCTTACCATACTCCATGTGTTGTCCACAGATGTGATAATGGTGTTCATGTTTGTACAGGTGGAGACGATGCATGACTTCGAAGCAGCAAACTCAGATGAGCTGGAACTAAAGAGAGGTGACGTTGTGTTGGTTGTTCCAACAGCTTCATTAGAGGATCAGGTGAGAACATCTATGAAGGTTCAACAGCTTTTGAACAGAAGGGATTAATTGAATCTTAaccatgtgtttgttgttgctgcaggaAGCTGGGTGGCTCACAGGGTTCAAAGAAAGTGACTGGTTAACGCTTGGAGCAGCGGCTCAGAAAGGACTTTTTCCTGAAAACTTTACACAGCGACTGCAGTAAGAAGTGTATTTATGGGGTGAAAACATTGAAGTATAGGCCATCTAGTCTGGATCCAGGCCACTGCATGTCCTAAAACTACCCTTACAATTTTCTGCAGCTGTGTACTGGACAACAAAAGGTCCCATGGATTAAAGTCTAACATACTAAAATCGAAAGTCACAGTTATAAATTATGGATCTATTCACAGCATTTCACGAAGTAAAAAAGCATGACGTGATAGTATGCTCAATCTCTCCTGAActtgataaaacatttgttaataaactaaaaacaatcaCTCACTTTACAACAAATGTGGTATGATGATGTTGTTGCTCTGCTGTGAAATAAACCAGAACCTGTAGTGCTGTAATATGTCTTTTAGCGTAACAACAAACTTCAGTTTGTTTTATCCCCAAATACATTATCTGTTTAGTTTAAGTAATTTATGTAACATGGTTGGTTGTGTTTGATGTGTAATTTCATATTGATACAGAATACTCAACGTATAGTGTGATTATGTGAGCATTGACCAGTgcacaattttttaaaattatttttaaatgttaaatgtgtgcAGGTCACTCACTGATATTTAGCagcaaattataaaataatggTAAATGGCATTAAATGAAAGGAGCAAAGAGAAATTACCCAGCATAAAAAGTCACAGTACATATGTACAGTGATGTGTATATGTATCTAGAAAAGTTATGTTTTCCACAAAGAGAATTTGAAGATGAGCAGAAAACACTTGTATATcatcatttatttgaatgtttgctCACATGCAAATGAATTAAGCAATCCAATATGCAATCAGTGTTGTGGCCAATTTCCAAGTGCCCATGTTCTCACTTCTGTAACTATGTTAGTGTAGTTGTGAATTGATGTATAAGCATTTGTGATGAAAACATCTTAATCATGAGTAAATAAAGTACCAATCAGAAAATTATcaaatttgtatttgatttattgattcAGCTTTATGTTAATtgatgaaaaaggaaaagggaatAATATTCATTGAATCATGATTTTGTGGTGTTGTTCATGACAATACTTTGAGTAAATTTTGTAGAAATTGTCTTGAAGACCCTGATTTTCTAAGTGCTCCAAATAAGGTCTTAGGGAGTTATTTGAAGTCCTCCTCTTTTGTGCAAATTTGGAATGTTCATATATTAGAGATTCAATAATGAATATGTAAGTATGCTTGGGTAAAACCTTGATTTGAAAAAGAGGACATGTGTATCTCTGCccttaaaataaacatacatactTTTCTAACCCTGGTCGAAGATGaacaaggagaggaggaaagtgtgttcataggcagagcgagaggaggaaagctaagaatgtaggactaacagtagggactttaaatgtggggactatgacagggaaggctagacagttgattgacat
Encoded here:
- the amph gene encoding amphiphysin isoform X2, which produces MAEIKSGIFAKNVQKRLNRAQEKVLQKLGKADETKDEQFEQVVINFRRQESEGSRLQREMKAYMSAIKGMQQASINLTQSLHEVYEPDWHGKDDVITIGKDCDALWEDFHNKLVDSILLNLDSYLQQFPDLKTRVAKRSRKLIDYDSARHHVETLQVSGMKTDRKMMKAEEELKKAQKVFDELNAGLQDELPVLWDSRVGFYISTFKSVTNLEAKFHREISLVCRQLYEVMTKLGEQHSDKMFTIQGAPSDSGPLRLARTPSPPEDESPPESPDASSNHMLRPISPGPPRPKSPTQLKKGPPVPPPPKVTPTKEVAEEQIIDLFGGEFLPAPSSSQPNERPGESLLDMDFDAFQPDESVSPIPQTAVPWDMWSANTPTTQTQAADAGFVADWSADFGAESTNGDAASGAESPALPGGPTEGSEGAQFGAQGWPQEDGWQQGGDTAISPLDTDPATAAKDEDTIEPPFFADFDKMEKLNAESSKEAQTSETQAAVPTEPIEELNVFPTEQIGGEEPVLTLPRGKVEETVAPPSGEEETAENSVRTEEDESVSLVKSPSSENTELVEIPAAEEKSVSAAPSEKMPIPSVVIEPASSNEGDDDRDADIISPIAISDNGVNTEKQSIKNMSPSVAVSGQPVDFLYKVETMHDFEAANSDELELKRGDVVLVVPTASLEDQEAGWLTGFKESDWLTLGAAAQKGLFPENFTQRLQ
- the amph gene encoding amphiphysin isoform X3, which codes for MAEIKSGIFAKNVQKRLNRAQEKSEGSRLQREMKAYMSAIKGMQQASINLTQSLHEVYEPDWHGKDDVITIGKDCDALWEDFHNKLVDSILLNLDSYLQQFPDLKTRVAKRSRKLIDYDSARHHVETLQVSGMKTDRKMMKAEEELKKAQKVFDELNAGLQDELPVLWDSRVGFYISTFKSVTNLEAKFHREISLVCRQLYEVMTKLGEQHSDKMFTIQGAPSDSGPLRLARTPSPPEDESPPESPDASSNHMLRPISPGPPRPKSPTQVHLILTDNRATSQLKKGPPVPPPPKVTPTKEVAEEQIIDLFGGEFLPAPSSSQPNERPGESLLDMDFDAFQPDESVSPIPQTAVPWDMWSANTPTTQTQAADAGFVADWSADFGAESTNGDAASGAESPALPGGPTEGSEGAQFGAQGWPQEDGWQQGGDTAISPLDTDPATAAKDEDTIEPPFFADFDKMEKLNAESSKEAQTSETQAAVPTEPIEELNVFPTEQIGGEEPVLTLPRGKVEETVAPPSGEEETAENSVRTEEDESVSLVKSPSSENTELVEIPAAEEKSVSAAPSEKMPIPSVVIEPASSNEGDDDRDADIISPIAISDNGVNTEKQSIKNMSPSVAVSGQPVDFLYKVETMHDFEAANSDELELKRGDVVLVVPTASLEDQEAGWLTGFKESDWLTLGAAAQKGLFPENFTQRLQ
- the amph gene encoding amphiphysin isoform X1; its protein translation is MAEIKSGIFAKNVQKRLNRAQEKVLQKLGKADETKDEQFEQVVINFRRQESEGSRLQREMKAYMSAIKGMQQASINLTQSLHEVYEPDWHGKDDVITIGKDCDALWEDFHNKLVDSILLNLDSYLQQFPDLKTRVAKRSRKLIDYDSARHHVETLQVSGMKTDRKMMKAEEELKKAQKVFDELNAGLQDELPVLWDSRVGFYISTFKSVTNLEAKFHREISLVCRQLYEVMTKLGEQHSDKMFTIQGAPSDSGPLRLARTPSPPEDESPPESPDASSNHMLRPISPGPPRPKSPTQVHLILTDNRATSQLKKGPPVPPPPKVTPTKEVAEEQIIDLFGGEFLPAPSSSQPNERPGESLLDMDFDAFQPDESVSPIPQTAVPWDMWSANTPTTQTQAADAGFVADWSADFGAESTNGDAASGAESPALPGGPTEGSEGAQFGAQGWPQEDGWQQGGDTAISPLDTDPATAAKDEDTIEPPFFADFDKMEKLNAESSKEAQTSETQAAVPTEPIEELNVFPTEQIGGEEPVLTLPRGKVEETVAPPSGEEETAENSVRTEEDESVSLVKSPSSENTELVEIPAAEEKSVSAAPSEKMPIPSVVIEPASSNEGDDDRDADIISPIAISDNGVNTEKQSIKNMSPSVAVSGQPVDFLYKVETMHDFEAANSDELELKRGDVVLVVPTASLEDQEAGWLTGFKESDWLTLGAAAQKGLFPENFTQRLQ
- the amph gene encoding amphiphysin isoform X4, producing MKAYMSAIKGMQQASINLTQSLHEVYEPDWHGKDDVITIGKDCDALWEDFHNKLVDSILLNLDSYLQQFPDLKTRVAKRSRKLIDYDSARHHVETLQVSGMKTDRKMMKAEEELKKAQKVFDELNAGLQDELPVLWDSRVGFYISTFKSVTNLEAKFHREISLVCRQLYEVMTKLGEQHSDKMFTIQGAPSDSGPLRLARTPSPPEDESPPESPDASSNHMLRPISPGPPRPKSPTQVHLILTDNRATSQLKKGPPVPPPPKVTPTKEVAEEQIIDLFGGEFLPAPSSSQPNERPGESLLDMDFDAFQPDESVSPIPQTAVPWDMWSANTPTTQTQAADAGFVADWSADFGAESTNGDAASGAESPALPGGPTEGSEGAQFGAQGWPQEDGWQQGGDTAISPLDTDPATAAKDEDTIEPPFFADFDKMEKLNAESSKEAQTSETQAAVPTEPIEELNVFPTEQIGGEEPVLTLPRGKVEETVAPPSGEEETAENSVRTEEDESVSLVKSPSSENTELVEIPAAEEKSVSAAPSEKMPIPSVVIEPASSNEGDDDRDADIISPIAISDNGVNTEKQSIKNMSPSVAVSGQPVDFLYKVETMHDFEAANSDELELKRGDVVLVVPTASLEDQEAGWLTGFKESDWLTLGAAAQKGLFPENFTQRLQ